A window from Primulina huaijiensis isolate GDHJ02 chromosome 11, ASM1229523v2, whole genome shotgun sequence encodes these proteins:
- the LOC140988879 gene encoding tobamovirus multiplication protein 1-like has product MRMPMSFPAIDTGVGKLSAGWWNEINESVEWQDGIFFALCAAYALVSLVALIQLIRIELRVPEYGWTTQKVFHFMNFIVNGVRAVMFGFHQKVFLLHPKALTLVLLDLPGLLFFSTYTLLALFWAEIYHQARSLPTDKLRITYISINSAIYFIQVCIWVYLWIDDNATVEFIGKIFIAVVSFIAALGFLIYGGKLFFMLRRFPIESKGRRKKLQEVGSVTAICFTCFLIRCFVVMLSAFDSNASLDVLDHPMLNLIYYTLVEILPSALVLYILRKLPPKRISAQYHPIR; this is encoded by the exons ATGAGAATGCCAATGAGCTTTCCGGCCATTGATACCGGAGTCGGAAAACTGTCTGCCGGTTGGTGGAACGAGATCAATGAATCCGTTGAGTGGCAAGACGGAATATTCTTTGCTCTCTGCGCTGCTTACGCTCTCGTTTCGTTAGTTGCTCTC ATTCAATTGATAAGAATTGAGCTCAGGGTGCCCGAGTATGGTTGGACAACTCAGAAGGTTTTCCACTTTATGAACTTCATTGTGAATGGAG TGCGTGCTGTTATGTTTGGATTTCACCAGAAAGTATTTCTTTTGCATCCTAAG GCACTAACTTTGGTGCTGTTGGATCTTCCTGGCTTGCTGTTCTTTTCCACATATACCCTTCTTGCTCTTTTTTGGGCCGAGATATATCACCAG GCTAGAAGTTTGCCAACAGATAAACTGAGAATTACCTACATTTCTATCAATAGTGCCATTTACTTCATACAG GTTTGCATCTGGGTATACCTCTGGATAGATGATAATGCCACTGTGGAATTCATTGGAAAGATATTTATTGCAG TGGTTTCATTTATAGCAGCTCTGGGATTTCTGATATATGGAGGGAA GCTATTTTTCATGCTGAGACGTTTCCCCATAGAATCTAAAGGAAGAAGAAAGAAACTGCAAGAG GTCGGATCTGTGACAGCGATATGCTTCACTTGTTTTCTTATAAGATGCTTCGTG GTTATGCTATCAGCGTTTGATTCAAATGCATCGCTTGATGTACTGGACCATCCTATGCTAAATTTAATCTACTATACG CTTGTCGAGATCCTACCTTCGGCTCTTGTTTTGTACATATTGCGTAAGCTGCCTCCCAAAAGAATATCAGCTCAATACCACCCCATCCGCTAG
- the LOC140988876 gene encoding homeobox-leucine zipper protein MERISTEM L1-like isoform X2, translating to MFDSHLHSLDMGHKPPENEMDLIKDDEYESKSGTEIMEAPSGDDLDTNQRPKKKQYHRHTQLQIQEMESFFKECPHPDDKQRKELGHRLNLEPLQVKFWFQNKRTQMKAQHERHENTQLRTENEKLHADNIRYKEAIGNATCPNCGGPAAIGEMSFDEQHLRIENSRLREEIDRISSIAAKYVGKPMLSYPRLSPGASRSLDLGMGNFGPQAGMAGGIYGAADLLRTVSFPTDADKPMIIELAVAAMEELIRMAQAGEPLWIPSTDNSAETLNEDEYMRIFPRGIDPKPLCLKSEASRESTVVIMNHATLVETLMDSNHWASLFSSIVSRAMTLEVLSSGVAGNYNGALQVMTAEFQVPSPLVPTRENYFARYCKHHADGTWAVVDVSLDNLQPASLPRCRRRPSGCLIQELPNGYSKVTWIEHVEVDDRAVHNIYKPLVNSGLAFGARRWVATLDRQCERLESVVTNNISAGDVGVISSPEGRKSMLKLAERMVMSFCTGVGASTAHTWTTLSGSGADDVRVMTRKSIDDPGRPPGIVLSAATSFWLPVPPKRVFDFVRDENSRSEWDILSNGDLVQEMAHIANGRHPGNSVSLLRVNSATSSQSNMLILQESCIDSTGSYVIYAPVDIVAMDVVISGGDPDYVALLPSGFAILPDGTNNSTRETPEVGSGGSLLTVAFQILVDSVPTAKLSLGSVATVNNLIKCTVERIKGAVLCDTA from the exons ATGTTTGATAGCCACCTTCACTCGCTGGATATGGGACATAAACCTCCGGAAAACGAAATGGATCTTATAAAGGATGATGAATATGAAAGCAAATCGGGGACGGAAATAATGGAAGCCCCCTCTGGCGATGACCTAGATACAAatcaacgtcccaagaagaaacAATATCATCGCCACACGCAACTTCAAATCCAGGAGATGGAATC ATTTTTTAAAGAATGCCCGCACCCTGATGATAAACAGAGGAAGGAGCTTGGCCATCGATTGAATTTGGAGCCATTGCAAGTTAAATTTTGGTTTCAGAATAAGCGTACACAAATGAAG GCTCAACACGAACGCCATGAAAATACGCAGCTAAGAACTGAAAATGAGAAGCTTCATGCTGACAACATACGGTATAAGGAGGCTATCGGCAATGCTACTTGTCCAAATTGTGGAGGCCCAGCTGCCATAGGCGAGATGTCGTTCGATGAGCAGCATCTGAGGATCGAAAATTCTCGATTAAGAGAAGAG ATCGATAGAATATCCAGCATTGCTGCAAAGTACGTCGGAAAACCAATGCTCTCGTATCCACGTCTTTCTCCGGGAGCATCTCGTTCACTTGATCTAGGAATGGGGAATTTTGGGCCTCAGGCAGGCATGGCTGGGGGGATTTATGGAGCTGCTGATCTTCTTAGGACAGTATCTTTTCCTACGGATGCGGACAAGCCAATGATCATCGAGCTTGCTGTTGCAGCAATGGAAGAATTGATAAGAATGGCACAAGCAGGAGAGCCCTTATGGATTCCCAGCACTGATAATTCTGCAGAGACGTTGAATGAAGACGAGTATATGCGGATATTCCCACGAGGGATTGATCCGAAGCCTTTGTGCTTGAAATCCGAAGCTTCTCGTGAGTCAACTGTTGTGATTATGAATCATGCCACTCTGGTGGAGACTCTAATGGATTCG AACCACTGGGCTAGTCTGTTTTCAAGCATTGTATCTAGAGCGATGACTTTGGAAGTCTTATCTTCTGGTGTGGCTGGAAACTATAATGGAGCGTTGCAAGTG ATGACTGCCGAGTTCCAAGTTCCCTCTCCCTTGGTCCCAACTCGCGAAAACTACTTTGCAAGATATTGCAAACACCATGCTGACGGGACTTGGGCTGTTGTTGACGTTTCTTTGGACAATTTACAACCTGCTTCCTTACCAAGATGCAGAAGAAGGCCATCTGGTTGTTTAATTCAAGAATTACCAAATGGTTACTCAAAG GTTACGTGGATTGAACATGTCGAAGTGGATGATAGAGCGGTTCACAACATCTACAAACCATTAGTCAATTCTGGGCTTGCATTTGGTGCCCGACGTTGGGTTGCAACGCTAGACCGACAGTGTGAACGACTGGAAAGTGTTGTGACTAATAACATTTCAGCAGGAGATGTTGGTG TGATTTCTTCCCCGGAAGGTAGAAAGAGCATGTTGAAGCTGGCCGAGAGAATGGTGATGAGCTTCTGCACAGGCGTTGGTGCTTCGACTGCACACACGTGGACAACTTTGTCTGGAAGTGGCGCTGATGATGTTCGAGTCATGACTAGAAAAAGCATAGATGATCCAGGGAGGCCTCCGGGTATTGTGCTTAGTGCTGCCACTTCATTTTGGCTCCCAGTTCCACCAAAAAGAGTGTTCGATTTCGTACGGGACGAGAATTCGAGAAGTGAG TGGGATATTCTGTCAAACGGCGACCTTGTTCAAGAAATGGCGCATATAGCAAATGGCCGTCATCCAGGAAACTCGGTCTCTTTACTACGTGTCAAT AGTGCAACTTCAAGCCAAAGCAATATGCTCATACTACAAGAGAGCTGCATTGATTCAACAGGATCTTATGTTATCTATGCTCCAGTTGATATTGTGGCTATGGATGTTGTCATAAGTGGGGGCGATCCAGACTATGTAGCTCTTCTACCATCTGGTTTCGCTATACTTCCTGATGGAACAAATAATTCGACGAGAGAAACTCCCGAGGTTGGGTCCGGCGGATCTTTACTGACTGTGGCCTTCCAGATATTAGTCGATTCTGTTCCAACGGCAAAACTTTCGTTAGGCTCGGTAGCTACGGTTAATAACCTTATAAAGTGCACTGTTGAAAGGATCAAAGGCGCTGTACTATGTGACACCGCATGA
- the LOC140988876 gene encoding homeobox-leucine zipper protein MERISTEM L1-like isoform X1 has protein sequence MFQPNMFDSHLHSLDMGHKPPENEMDLIKDDEYESKSGTEIMEAPSGDDLDTNQRPKKKQYHRHTQLQIQEMESFFKECPHPDDKQRKELGHRLNLEPLQVKFWFQNKRTQMKAQHERHENTQLRTENEKLHADNIRYKEAIGNATCPNCGGPAAIGEMSFDEQHLRIENSRLREEIDRISSIAAKYVGKPMLSYPRLSPGASRSLDLGMGNFGPQAGMAGGIYGAADLLRTVSFPTDADKPMIIELAVAAMEELIRMAQAGEPLWIPSTDNSAETLNEDEYMRIFPRGIDPKPLCLKSEASRESTVVIMNHATLVETLMDSNHWASLFSSIVSRAMTLEVLSSGVAGNYNGALQVMTAEFQVPSPLVPTRENYFARYCKHHADGTWAVVDVSLDNLQPASLPRCRRRPSGCLIQELPNGYSKVTWIEHVEVDDRAVHNIYKPLVNSGLAFGARRWVATLDRQCERLESVVTNNISAGDVGVISSPEGRKSMLKLAERMVMSFCTGVGASTAHTWTTLSGSGADDVRVMTRKSIDDPGRPPGIVLSAATSFWLPVPPKRVFDFVRDENSRSEWDILSNGDLVQEMAHIANGRHPGNSVSLLRVNSATSSQSNMLILQESCIDSTGSYVIYAPVDIVAMDVVISGGDPDYVALLPSGFAILPDGTNNSTRETPEVGSGGSLLTVAFQILVDSVPTAKLSLGSVATVNNLIKCTVERIKGAVLCDTA, from the exons ATGTTTCAGCCAAACATGTTTGATAGCCACCTTCACTCGCTGGATATGGGACATAAACCTCCGGAAAACGAAATGGATCTTATAAAGGATGATGAATATGAAAGCAAATCGGGGACGGAAATAATGGAAGCCCCCTCTGGCGATGACCTAGATACAAatcaacgtcccaagaagaaacAATATCATCGCCACACGCAACTTCAAATCCAGGAGATGGAATC ATTTTTTAAAGAATGCCCGCACCCTGATGATAAACAGAGGAAGGAGCTTGGCCATCGATTGAATTTGGAGCCATTGCAAGTTAAATTTTGGTTTCAGAATAAGCGTACACAAATGAAG GCTCAACACGAACGCCATGAAAATACGCAGCTAAGAACTGAAAATGAGAAGCTTCATGCTGACAACATACGGTATAAGGAGGCTATCGGCAATGCTACTTGTCCAAATTGTGGAGGCCCAGCTGCCATAGGCGAGATGTCGTTCGATGAGCAGCATCTGAGGATCGAAAATTCTCGATTAAGAGAAGAG ATCGATAGAATATCCAGCATTGCTGCAAAGTACGTCGGAAAACCAATGCTCTCGTATCCACGTCTTTCTCCGGGAGCATCTCGTTCACTTGATCTAGGAATGGGGAATTTTGGGCCTCAGGCAGGCATGGCTGGGGGGATTTATGGAGCTGCTGATCTTCTTAGGACAGTATCTTTTCCTACGGATGCGGACAAGCCAATGATCATCGAGCTTGCTGTTGCAGCAATGGAAGAATTGATAAGAATGGCACAAGCAGGAGAGCCCTTATGGATTCCCAGCACTGATAATTCTGCAGAGACGTTGAATGAAGACGAGTATATGCGGATATTCCCACGAGGGATTGATCCGAAGCCTTTGTGCTTGAAATCCGAAGCTTCTCGTGAGTCAACTGTTGTGATTATGAATCATGCCACTCTGGTGGAGACTCTAATGGATTCG AACCACTGGGCTAGTCTGTTTTCAAGCATTGTATCTAGAGCGATGACTTTGGAAGTCTTATCTTCTGGTGTGGCTGGAAACTATAATGGAGCGTTGCAAGTG ATGACTGCCGAGTTCCAAGTTCCCTCTCCCTTGGTCCCAACTCGCGAAAACTACTTTGCAAGATATTGCAAACACCATGCTGACGGGACTTGGGCTGTTGTTGACGTTTCTTTGGACAATTTACAACCTGCTTCCTTACCAAGATGCAGAAGAAGGCCATCTGGTTGTTTAATTCAAGAATTACCAAATGGTTACTCAAAG GTTACGTGGATTGAACATGTCGAAGTGGATGATAGAGCGGTTCACAACATCTACAAACCATTAGTCAATTCTGGGCTTGCATTTGGTGCCCGACGTTGGGTTGCAACGCTAGACCGACAGTGTGAACGACTGGAAAGTGTTGTGACTAATAACATTTCAGCAGGAGATGTTGGTG TGATTTCTTCCCCGGAAGGTAGAAAGAGCATGTTGAAGCTGGCCGAGAGAATGGTGATGAGCTTCTGCACAGGCGTTGGTGCTTCGACTGCACACACGTGGACAACTTTGTCTGGAAGTGGCGCTGATGATGTTCGAGTCATGACTAGAAAAAGCATAGATGATCCAGGGAGGCCTCCGGGTATTGTGCTTAGTGCTGCCACTTCATTTTGGCTCCCAGTTCCACCAAAAAGAGTGTTCGATTTCGTACGGGACGAGAATTCGAGAAGTGAG TGGGATATTCTGTCAAACGGCGACCTTGTTCAAGAAATGGCGCATATAGCAAATGGCCGTCATCCAGGAAACTCGGTCTCTTTACTACGTGTCAAT AGTGCAACTTCAAGCCAAAGCAATATGCTCATACTACAAGAGAGCTGCATTGATTCAACAGGATCTTATGTTATCTATGCTCCAGTTGATATTGTGGCTATGGATGTTGTCATAAGTGGGGGCGATCCAGACTATGTAGCTCTTCTACCATCTGGTTTCGCTATACTTCCTGATGGAACAAATAATTCGACGAGAGAAACTCCCGAGGTTGGGTCCGGCGGATCTTTACTGACTGTGGCCTTCCAGATATTAGTCGATTCTGTTCCAACGGCAAAACTTTCGTTAGGCTCGGTAGCTACGGTTAATAACCTTATAAAGTGCACTGTTGAAAGGATCAAAGGCGCTGTACTATGTGACACCGCATGA
- the LOC140988513 gene encoding COBRA-like protein 10, translated as MILRLLLFYSFLNFFLVYAVRAQDYDDDNKPPPEQSNCNGIFLTYTFVSRTREYPYIKNASAQPWAFKSMATILNAGMDDLKGWKIFIGFQNREILVSASNAILEDGDGFPASVGNGTTLAGYPQTDLKNSIETAGDLSQIQTQIELTGTQFGIRPPGYPMPRTIKLVNDGYKCPAPKSRSTTMLVCCVRDPKFKIKNTATKYLPRQKGDLSMSYDVLQAYGNNYLAQVTIDNQNPLGRLDHWNLTWEWMRGEFIYSMRGAYTRKKDNLDCIYGAAGQYYQDLDFSKVMCCEKKPIIGDLPQDRENDKDVGNLPNCCRNGSLLPTIMNQTKSVSVFQLQVYKLPPHSNLTALYPPEKWKIQGVLNPQYKCGQAIRVDATEFPDPGGLQATTAAIASWQIVCNITRPKTRQARCCVSYSAYYNDSVIPCNTCACGCEDTVKCHSNAQALLLPPESLLVPFANRTEKAVGWATLKHNRVPRPLPCPDNCGVSINWHVSTNYRKGWSVRITLFNWMEMNFEDWFVAVQLKESGPGFQKAYSFNGTLLEDLNNTIFLTGLPGSNYLIGETNGSDPLKDPRIPGKQQSVLTFTKTQIRGIEIVDGDGFPSKLFFNGEECALPTQFPSADARLYPLNFKLLASLACMIFLLDNVSS; from the exons atgaTCTTGAGATTGCTACTCTTTTAcagtttcttgaatttctttctaGTATATGCCGTCAGAGCTCAAGATTACGATGATGACAATAAACCGCCTCCAGAACAAAGTAACTGCAACGGGATCTTTCTCACGTACACTTTCGTTTCTCGAACAAGGGAGTATCCTTACATAAAGAATGCGAGTGCGCAACCTTGGGCCTTCAAGTCCATGGCAACGATACTGAATGCGGGCATGGACGATCTCAAAGGCTGGAAAATATTCATTGGGTTTCAGAATCGAGAGATTTTAGTGTCTGCTAGCAACGCAATTCTTGAAGATGGAGATGGATTCCCTGCTTCTGTGGGGAATGGAACTACACTTGCTGGTTATCCGCAGACAGATTTGAAAAATTCAATCGAAACAGCAGGAGATTTGAGCCAAATTCAGACTCAGATTGAATTAACTGGAACTCAATTTGGGATTAGGCCACCGGGATATCCAATGCCACGTACTATCAAGCTTGTAAATGATGGTTACAAATGTCCTGCACCGAAATCTCGTT CAACAACTATGCTAGTTTGCTGTGTGAGGGATCCAAAGTTCAAGATCAAGAACACAGCAACCAAGTACTTACCACGTCAAAAAGGCGATCTCTCGATGTCTTATGATGTATTGCAAGCCTACGGTAATAATTATCTTGCTCAGGTGACAATCGACAACCAAAATCCTTTGGGGCGGCTAGATCACTGGAACTTAACATGGGAGTGGATGAGAGGGGAGTTCATATACTCGATGAGAGGGGCATATACCCGTAAGAAGGACAATCTGGATTGCATCTATGGTGCTGCAGGACAGTATTATCAAGATTTAGATTTTTCTAAAGTTATGTGTTGTGAGAAGAAGCCCATCATCGGTGATCTTCCCCAAGACAGGGAAAATGACAAAGATGTTGGCAATTTACCAAATTGCTGTAGAAATGGTAGCTTGTTGCCGACAATAATGAATCAAACCAAGTCAGTGTCAGTTTTCCAGCTTCAGGTGTATAAACTTCCGCCTCATTCAAACCTAACGGCTCTGTATCCTCCCGAAAAATGGAAAATCCAGGGCGTGCTTAATCCACAGTACAAGTGTGGGCAGGCAATAAGAGTTGATGCCACCGAGTTCCCTGATCCAGGCGGGCTCCAGGCCACAACAGCTGCAATTGCAAGCTGGCAAATTGTATGTAACATAACCCGGCCCAAAACCAGACAGGCACGGTGTTGCGTTTCTTACTCAGCTTATTACAATGATTCTGTAATTCCGTGCAACACATGCGCCTGCGGTTGTGAAGATACAGTAAAATGTCATTCAAATGCCCAAGCGCTGCTTCTTCCTCCGGAATCACTTCTCGTTCCTTTCGCAAACAGAACAGAAAAAGCAGTAGGATGGGCAACACTCAAGCATAATCGTGTTCCTAGGCCATTGCCTTGCCCTGACAACTGCGGAGTTAGCATAAACTGGCATGTTTCCACCAACTATAGGAAGGGATGGTCGGTCCGAATCACATTATTCAATTGGATGGAAATGAATTTCGAGGACTGGTTTGTGGCGGTTCAGTTGAAGGAATCGGGCCCTGGTTTTCAAAAGGCATATTCTTTTAATGGAACATTGCTTGAAGATTTGAACAACACCATTTTCCTGACAGGCCTGCCCGGCTCAAACTATCTGATCGGGGAGACAAATGGGTCAGATCCTCTGAAGGATCCGAGGATACCTGGTAAGCAGCAATCAGTACTGACATTTACGAAGACCCAAATACGTGGCATCGAGATTGTAGATGGTGATGGATTTCCTTCCAAGTTGTTCTTCAATGGTGAGGAATGTGCGCTTCCCACGCAATTTCCAAGTGCAGATGCTAGGCTATATCCTCTAAATTTCAAGCTTCTTGCCTCTcttgcttgcatgatatttttgTTAGATAATGTGTCCAGCTAG
- the LOC140987173 gene encoding uncharacterized protein: MGTKMKGIYKGFKYTLSQIFVVKEREIEIGNPTDVKHVAHIGWDGPSGSAPSWMNEFRTTADFTATSVGNSGSALSPWSSHDYGESMQQQSGSDMNVSSVKKKQKRKKSKSTSSPKSNSSLSSRSSRVAKSKSKFVEGSQQVNIEVA, translated from the exons ATGGGAACGAAAATGAAAGGGATCTATAAAGGATTCAAATATACGCTGTCTCAAATCTTTG TTGTAAAGGAGCGTGAAATAGAGATTGGGAATCCAACGGATGTTAAGCATGTGGCACACATTGGTTGGGATGGCCCTTCCGGAAGTGCCCCCAGTTGG ATGAATGAATTTAGGACAACAGCTGATTTCACAGCAACGTCTGTTGGTAATTCTGGTTCCGCGCTTTCTCCTTGGTCGTCCCATG ATTATGGAGAATCAATGCAGCAACAATCAGGATCCGACATGAATGTTTCTAGTGTAAAGAAAAAGCAGAAAAGGAAGAAATCTAAGTCAACTTCCTCCCCTAAGTCTAATTCTTCTTTGTCATCAAGGTCTTCCCGAGTAGCAAAATCGAAATCCAAATTTGTCGAAGGCTCACAACAGGTTAACATTGAAGTGGCGTAG